The Collinsella aerofaciens genomic interval GGACTGCAGCACGGTACCGCTGATGAGGTCACCGATGCGGCCGGAGAACTCCTCGTAGATCTGCTCGCGGGCGGAGTTGCGCACGATGGCGTTGATCTCGGCCTTGGCGTGCTGGGCGGCGATGCGGCTCGTGTTCTTGGGGGTAACGTCGATCTCCTCGAACTCGGTGAAGTTGCCCTCCTCGTCCATGGAATCGTCAATCGGCTCCAGACGGTAGACGTAGATCTTGCCGGTGGTGCGGTCGATGGTCACCTTGGCGCCCCACTCAAGATGCAGGATCTCGGCATAGCTCTTGGCGAGCGACTGCTCCAGGCGGTCGATCAGGTAGAGCTGGTCGATGTGCTTCTCCTGGCAAAGCTCCATCAGGGCGGACATCATGTCGGATGCTGCCATCTTACTTTCCTTCCTTCGCGGGCTTGAAGTCGTAGGTGGGCTTCAACTTGCACTTTTTAACATCAGAAAAATCGAGGGTGACGGACTCGCCGTCCTCGAGCTCGAGGGTCACGTTCGTCTCGGTGGCGGCGGCAATCTTGCCGGCGTACTTGCGACGGCCCTCGGTGGCGGTGGAGGTGAGCTCGCAGTTCTCGCCCACAAAGCGGGCAAAGTCGCACGGGCGGCGCAGCGGGCGCGCCATGCCCGGGCTCGACACCTCAAGCGTGTAGCTCGAAGAGATGGGGTCGAGCTCCTCAATCACATCGCCGACCCACTTGGTGTTGGCCGTGACGTCGTTGAGCGACAGGCTCTGGCCCTCGGCACCCTCGATACGTACGCGCACGCAGGGGGCCTTGGTGGCACCCACGAGCTCGACGTCGACGATGTCGACATCGTGCTGGGGAGCGACGGCCTCGAGCGCGTCGATGA includes:
- the rimP gene encoding ribosome maturation factor RimP, with amino-acid sequence MVKTKTEQAIIDALEAVAPQHDVDIVDVELVGATKAPCVRVRIEGAEGQSLSLNDVTANTKWVGDVIEELDPISSSYTLEVSSPGMARPLRRPCDFARFVGENCELTSTATEGRRKYAGKIAAATETNVTLELEDGESVTLDFSDVKKCKLKPTYDFKPAKEGK